A section of the Humulus lupulus chromosome 2, drHumLupu1.1, whole genome shotgun sequence genome encodes:
- the LOC133815484 gene encoding uncharacterized protein LOC133815484 — MPNYVKFLKDILTKKRRLGEIETVALTEGCSAILKNKIPPKLKDPGSFTIPISIGGREVGKIEDVLVQVDKFIFPADFIILDYEEDRDVPIILGRPFIATERTLINDEKGEFTIQDQD; from the exons ATGCCTAATTATGTGAAGTTCTTGAAGGATATTTTGACAAAGAAGAGGAGGCTTGGTGAAATTGAAACGGTTGCTTTGACTGAAGGTTGTAGTGCTattttgaagaataaaattcctccTAAGTTAAAAGATCCAGGCAGTTTCACAATTCCAATTTCTATTGGGGGACGAGAAGTTg GAAAGATTGAAGACGTCCTAGTACAAGTTGACAAGTTCATTTTTCCAGcagattttattattcttgacTATGAGGAAGATAGGGATGTACCGAtcattttggggagaccatttaTTGCCACCGAGAGGACGTTGATAAATGATGAAAAAGGAGAGTTCACCATTCAAGATCAAGATTAA